One Dioscorea cayenensis subsp. rotundata cultivar TDr96_F1 chromosome 17, TDr96_F1_v2_PseudoChromosome.rev07_lg8_w22 25.fasta, whole genome shotgun sequence DNA window includes the following coding sequences:
- the LOC120280263 gene encoding developmentally-regulated G-protein 2, translating to MGIIEKIKEIEAEMARTQKNKATEYHLGQLKAKIAKLRTQLLEPPKGSSGAGEGFEVTKFGHGRVALIGFPSVGKSTLLTLLTGTHSEAASYEFTTLTCIPGIIHYNDTKIQLLDLPGIIEGASEGKGRGRQVIAVSKSSDIVLMVLDASKSEGHRQILTRELEAVGLRLNKRPPQIYFKKKKTGGISFNSTCALTHVDEKLCYQILHEYKIHNAEVLFREDATVDDLIDVIEGNRKYMKCIYVYNKIDVIGIDDVDKLARQPNSVVISCNLKLNLDRLLAKMWEAMGLVRVYTKPQGQQPDFTDPVVLSTDRGGCSVEDFCNHIHRSLIKDVKYVLVWGTSARHYPQHCGLSHVLHDEDVVQIVKKKEKEDGGRGRFKSHSTAPARISDREKKAPLKT from the exons ATGGGTATCATAGAGAAGATCAAGGAGATAGAAGCCGAGATGGCGAGGACTCAAAAGAATAAAGCCACAG aaTATCATCTTGGGCAGCTCAAGGCTAAGATAGCAAAATTAAGGACACAGTTGTTGGAGCCTCCAAAG GGTTCTAGTGGAGCAGGAGAGGGTTTTGAAGTTACAAAGTTTGGCCATGGACGTGTTGCTCTAATAGGATTTCCAAG TGTGGGAAAATCAACTCTTCTAACTCTCCTGACTGGAACACATTCAGAAGCTGCATCATATGAGTTTACAACCCTTACGTGCATTCCTGGGATTATTCACTACAATGATACTAAAATTCAACTTCTTGATCTTCCTGGAATCATTGAAGGTGCTTCAGAAGGCAAAGGACGAGGCAGGCAG GTCATTGCTGTTTCAAAGTCATCAGACATTGTGTTGATGGTGCTTGATGCCTCAAAA AGTGAGGGGCATCGGCAAATATTGACGAGAGAACTGGAAGCTGTTGGCTTGCGTTTGAACAAGAGGCCACCTCAA atttatttcaaaaagaaaaagactgGGGGCATTTCTTTCAATAGCACCTGTGCCTTGACTCATGTGGATGAGAAGCTTTGCTACCAGATCCTGCATGAGTACAAAATTCACAATGCAGAG GTGTTATTTCGTGAAGATGCAACTGTGGATGATCTTATTGATGTCATTGAGGGAAATCGTAAATACATGAAGTGTATCTATGTTTACAATAAGATTGATGTCATTGGTATTGATGATGTAGACAAACTAGCACGTCAACCAAATTCAGTTGTCATCAGCTGCAATCTGAAG TTGAATTTAGACAGGTTGCTGGCAAAGATGTGGGAGGCAATGGGGCTTGTGAGAGTGTATACCAAACCACAAGGACAGCAGCCTGATTTTACAGACCCCGTAGTCCTTTCTACT GATAGGGGTGGCTGCTCAGTAGAGGACTTCTGCAATCATATACACAGAAGTTTGATCAAGGATGTGAAGTATGTTCTTGTATGGGGAACTAGTGCAAGGCATTACCCGCAGCACTGCGGGCTTTCCCATGTTCTTCATGATGAAGATGTAGTTCAGATAGTGAAGAAAAAG gagAAGGAAGATGGTGGAAGAGGTCGATTCAAGTCTCATTCCACGGCTCCTGCACGAATTTCTGACCGAGAAAAGAAGGCTCCTTTGAAAACATAA